The following proteins are co-located in the Desulfoscipio sp. XC116 genome:
- a CDS encoding acyl-CoA dehydratase activase — protein sequence MQAYLGMDVGSVSTNLVIQDQAGQVIADLYLRTRGRPVEAIQDGLQQIAQLIPEQTKICGVGTTGSGRYLAGVMVGADVIKNEITAHAVAASHFIPQVQTILEIGGQDSKIIIIRDGIVTDFAMNTVCAAGTGSFLDQQASRLGIPITEFGTLALKSSNPVRIAGRCTVFAESDMIHKQQMGHPVHDIINGLCEALVRNYLNNIGKGKEILAPVIFQGGVAANAGIKASFEKALGMEITVPPHHDVMGAIGAALLAKEELAETHKTTGFKGFSIAKLTYRTGSFECDGCPNNCEIAEIYEENRVIGRWGARCPRWDIIQEG from the coding sequence ATGCAAGCCTATCTTGGTATGGATGTTGGATCCGTCAGCACTAACTTAGTTATTCAAGATCAGGCCGGCCAAGTAATAGCCGACCTTTATTTGCGAACCAGGGGTCGCCCTGTAGAAGCCATTCAGGATGGTTTACAGCAGATTGCTCAATTAATACCCGAACAAACAAAGATTTGCGGAGTAGGCACTACGGGCAGCGGACGTTATCTGGCCGGAGTAATGGTCGGCGCGGATGTAATTAAAAATGAGATTACCGCCCATGCCGTAGCCGCATCTCATTTTATTCCTCAAGTGCAAACAATTCTTGAAATAGGCGGGCAGGATTCGAAGATAATAATCATCAGGGACGGCATTGTCACCGATTTCGCTATGAACACCGTTTGCGCAGCCGGTACCGGGTCTTTTTTAGATCAACAGGCCTCACGGCTGGGCATTCCCATTACCGAATTCGGTACCCTGGCTCTAAAATCATCTAATCCGGTACGCATTGCCGGACGCTGCACGGTATTCGCCGAATCGGACATGATTCATAAACAGCAAATGGGCCATCCCGTGCATGATATTATTAACGGTCTATGCGAAGCGCTGGTGCGCAACTATCTAAACAATATCGGCAAAGGCAAGGAAATCCTGGCACCGGTTATCTTTCAGGGCGGAGTGGCTGCCAATGCAGGCATAAAAGCATCATTCGAAAAGGCACTGGGCATGGAAATAACAGTACCGCCTCATCACGACGTAATGGGGGCCATTGGCGCAGCGCTGCTGGCCAAGGAGGAACTTGCGGAAACTCATAAGACCACTGGTTTCAAAGGTTTTTCCATCGCTAAATTAACTTATCGAACCGGCAGCTTTGAATGTGACGGCTGTCCCAATAACTGCGAGATTGCTGAAATATATGAGGAAAACCGTGTGATTGGGCGCTGGGGAGCCAGGTGCCCCAGATGGGATATCATACAGGAGGGATAG
- a CDS encoding cobalamin B12-binding domain-containing protein, producing the protein MAKKIRVLVAKPGLDGHDRGARVIARALRDAGMEVVYTGLHQTPEQIVEAAIQEDVDIVGLSVLSGAHMTLFPRICQLLKENGADDIMVMGGGTIPEADVMALKEGGFAAEVFTPGTTIETIVEWINANAKVQ; encoded by the coding sequence ATGGCAAAGAAAATCAGGGTGCTGGTGGCCAAACCCGGCCTGGACGGCCATGACCGGGGTGCCCGGGTTATCGCCCGCGCACTAAGAGACGCCGGTATGGAGGTAGTATATACCGGCTTGCACCAAACACCGGAACAAATAGTAGAAGCAGCCATTCAAGAAGATGTGGATATTGTCGGCCTGTCCGTTTTAAGCGGTGCACACATGACACTGTTCCCCAGGATCTGCCAACTGCTCAAGGAAAACGGTGCCGACGATATCATGGTTATGGGCGGCGGTACCATACCCGAAGCGGATGTTATGGCACTCAAGGAGGGAGGCTTTGCAGCAGAAGTATTCACTCCCGGCACAACCATAGAAACCATTGTGGAATGGATAAACGCCAACGCCAAGGTACAATAA
- a CDS encoding acyl-CoA dehydratase activase-related protein produces the protein MLRIGIPSALFYYVYYPLWKTYFDELGTQVITSGKTTRKLMDNGVREALADACVPVKVFFGHTMAISDQVDYLFIPRIVCLNKKTVYCPKFLGLPDMIRHGIPGMPPIIDVRVDARERKDSILSAYYQVGKMLGKTSAQIIKALLKAQIKQFKFQRLLCGGLQPLEAIDNIFNGKHNKPPDNQGQLKFAVVGYPYIIHDQYISVAIINKLRKMRINVVTPDNLSPLTVRIQRHASPKRLFWTFSERTLRATRYFAGRNDIDGIIHLSAFGCGPDSIVDRFIQLDNYSSTIPFMSLTVDEHSGEAGVSTRLEAFVDMVKRKRRDIT, from the coding sequence GTGCTTCGTATTGGCATACCCAGTGCTCTTTTTTATTATGTGTATTATCCCCTGTGGAAAACTTATTTTGATGAACTGGGTACACAAGTGATAACCTCCGGGAAAACCACTCGTAAATTAATGGATAACGGTGTGCGCGAAGCGTTGGCTGACGCCTGTGTGCCCGTGAAAGTTTTCTTTGGCCACACCATGGCCATAAGCGATCAAGTAGATTATTTATTTATCCCACGCATTGTTTGCTTAAATAAAAAAACCGTTTATTGCCCTAAATTTTTAGGATTACCCGACATGATTCGCCACGGGATCCCAGGCATGCCTCCCATAATTGATGTGCGCGTGGATGCCCGCGAACGAAAGGACAGCATATTATCCGCTTATTATCAAGTGGGAAAAATGCTTGGCAAAACATCGGCACAAATAATAAAGGCCTTATTAAAAGCTCAAATCAAACAGTTCAAATTCCAAAGGTTATTATGCGGCGGTTTACAGCCTTTAGAGGCCATTGATAATATCTTTAACGGCAAGCATAATAAACCACCGGACAATCAAGGACAATTGAAATTCGCCGTCGTAGGCTATCCGTATATTATTCACGACCAGTACATCAGTGTTGCTATAATTAATAAATTACGCAAAATGCGCATTAATGTAGTTACACCGGATAACCTTTCTCCACTTACCGTGAGGATACAAAGGCATGCATCACCCAAACGTTTATTTTGGACATTCAGCGAGCGCACCCTGCGAGCGACCCGCTATTTTGCCGGTCGAAATGATATTGACGGCATTATACACCTGTCAGCGTTCGGCTGCGGTCCAGACTCCATCGTGGACAGGTTCATCCAATTAGATAACTACTCAAGCACTATACCGTTTATGAGCTTGACCGTTGACGAGCACAGCGGCGAGGCCGGGGTAAGCACCAGGCTGGAAGCGTTTGTTGATATGGTCAAAAGAAAAAGAAGGGATATAACGTAA
- a CDS encoding methylmalonyl-CoA mutase family protein encodes MNEIKTARDKWLTAKSKKKNRDINFETVSGLPVEDLYTPEDIKNLDYMKDIGFPGDYPYTRGVQSNMYRGRLWTMRQFAGFGTAEESNLRYKYLLGKGQTGLSVAFDMPTIMGYDSDHPRSLGEVGRVGVAIDSLEDMETLFNGIPLDKVSTSMTTNAPASILWCLYIATGEKQGVASEQLTGTIQNDILKEYIAQKSWIFPPEPSMRLITNIFEYAAKHVPKWNTVSISGYHIREAGSTAVQELAFTLADGFAYIEAGIEAGLNVDDFAPRLSYFFNSHIDFFEEIAKYRAARRIWARRMKEKYGAKNPKSWLLRFHTQTAGCSLTAQQPENNIARTAYEALAAVLGGTQSLHTNSMDEVLALPTEKAAQIALRTQQILAYETGVANVIDPLAGSYYVEALTNKMEEEAEKYFAEIERRGGVLAAIDQNFFQQEIADAAYHYQRAIDKKKRIQVGVNEFIDPNEELEIELLIIDPEIERKQVEKVGKLRRDRNNLLVGDTLDALRQAAQGTENMIPFILECVKAYATEGEIIQTLREVFGEYKEKPTF; translated from the coding sequence ATGAACGAAATTAAAACCGCCCGAGATAAATGGCTGACCGCAAAAAGCAAAAAAAAGAACCGGGACATTAATTTTGAAACCGTATCCGGCCTGCCGGTCGAAGATTTGTACACACCGGAAGATATCAAAAACTTGGATTACATGAAGGATATCGGCTTCCCAGGCGATTATCCCTATACCAGGGGTGTACAAAGCAACATGTATCGCGGCAGGCTGTGGACCATGCGTCAGTTTGCCGGATTCGGCACGGCCGAGGAATCCAACTTGCGTTATAAATACCTGCTGGGGAAAGGGCAGACCGGACTCAGTGTAGCCTTTGATATGCCTACTATCATGGGTTATGACAGCGATCATCCCCGTTCCCTTGGTGAAGTGGGCCGGGTAGGTGTGGCCATAGACAGCCTTGAGGATATGGAAACACTGTTTAACGGTATTCCCCTGGATAAGGTCAGCACTTCCATGACAACCAACGCGCCGGCCTCTATTCTCTGGTGTCTGTATATCGCCACCGGGGAAAAACAAGGCGTGGCTTCGGAACAATTAACAGGCACCATCCAAAATGACATTTTAAAGGAATACATTGCCCAAAAGTCCTGGATATTTCCGCCGGAGCCATCCATGCGCTTAATTACAAATATATTTGAGTATGCCGCCAAACACGTGCCCAAATGGAATACTGTAAGCATCAGCGGCTACCATATCCGCGAAGCCGGCTCAACCGCCGTGCAAGAATTGGCTTTTACACTGGCGGATGGTTTTGCCTATATAGAGGCCGGCATTGAGGCGGGTCTAAATGTAGATGATTTCGCTCCCCGGCTGTCCTATTTCTTTAATTCACATATCGACTTTTTCGAAGAGATTGCTAAGTACCGTGCCGCCCGGCGAATATGGGCCCGGCGTATGAAAGAAAAATACGGGGCTAAGAATCCTAAATCATGGCTGCTGCGCTTCCATACTCAGACTGCCGGCTGCAGCTTGACCGCTCAACAACCTGAAAACAATATCGCACGTACCGCATACGAAGCCCTGGCTGCAGTGCTGGGGGGCACTCAGTCCCTGCACACCAACTCCATGGATGAGGTCCTGGCTTTACCTACCGAGAAAGCTGCGCAAATAGCGCTGCGCACCCAGCAAATTCTGGCTTACGAAACAGGCGTAGCCAATGTTATCGATCCCCTGGCAGGCTCGTATTATGTGGAAGCCTTAACCAATAAAATGGAAGAAGAAGCTGAAAAATATTTTGCGGAAATCGAGCGCCGCGGCGGCGTTCTGGCCGCTATTGATCAGAACTTTTTCCAGCAGGAAATTGCTGACGCTGCTTACCATTATCAGCGGGCTATAGATAAGAAAAAACGCATCCAGGTTGGCGTAAATGAATTTATCGATCCCAATGAAGAATTGGAAATTGAATTATTAATCATTGATCCTGAAATCGAGCGCAAACAAGTAGAGAAAGTTGGAAAACTGCGCCGCGATCGTAATAACTTACTGGTTGGGGATACCCTTGATGCATTGCGTCAAGCCGCGCAGGGCACTGAGAATATGATTCCTTTCATTCTCGAATGTGTAAAAGCTTATGCCACCGAAGGCGAAATTATACAGACTTTGCGTGAAGTATTCGGTGAGTACAAGGAAAAACCTACTTTTTAA
- the cobO gene encoding cob(I)yrinic acid a,c-diamide adenosyltransferase: MSRPRLNQGLVQVYTGNGKGKTTASLGLALRAIGHGYKVFMLQFMKGSKDYGEIQAAEKYLPNLIIVQSGLETFVSKNNPSRADIDLAKQGLKTVRKVISEGNYDLVILDEVNTALDFKLIELDDVLEIIKSKPRHVELILTGRYVPKEITEITDLVSEVNLIKHPYYQGVTAREGIEY, from the coding sequence ATGTCCCGACCCCGGTTGAACCAAGGTTTAGTTCAGGTATATACAGGAAATGGCAAGGGCAAGACAACGGCATCCCTAGGTTTGGCCTTAAGGGCCATTGGTCACGGCTATAAAGTTTTTATGCTGCAGTTTATGAAAGGCAGCAAGGATTATGGTGAAATCCAGGCAGCGGAAAAGTATTTGCCCAATTTGATTATTGTGCAAAGTGGTTTGGAAACTTTTGTTAGCAAGAATAACCCATCCCGGGCGGATATTGATCTGGCCAAGCAAGGACTTAAAACAGTCCGGAAAGTCATTAGCGAAGGAAATTATGATTTGGTTATTTTGGATGAAGTTAATACCGCTCTGGACTTTAAATTAATTGAATTGGATGATGTATTGGAAATTATTAAATCCAAACCACGCCATGTCGAGTTGATTTTAACGGGAAGATATGTACCCAAGGAAATAACCGAAATTACCGATCTGGTCAGCGAAGTAAATCTAATTAAACATCCCTATTATCAAGGTGTCACGGCCAGAGAAGGAATTGAATACTGA
- a CDS encoding ASKHA domain-containing protein — MSVANNYSIILQNRVLVDVNLNPMSQKRYIELEQPSLLNNQADVDRLLGTLENRYSGLSVPLLLMNKVSEVLRNANWRVTVTVARSGHAWQLVDIEPGDTTNRHLGLAVDLGTTTVVGYLVDMVTGKVLDMAADFNGQAAYGADILTRIYLAGTTSGRKQLQQAVVDTLNGIIGRLAQKQDFYGGAISAVTVGANSTMVHLLLGVDPSRICMAPYIPVVNLPGYISASAIGLAVNPRAPIYCLPSVGSYVGGDIVAGILASGLHKKPELALFVDIGTNGEIVLGNNEWLVACAGAAGPALEGGVARDGMRAEPGAVYQVRIDPDTRQVHYRTIDGRKAVGICGSGLVDCLAELMLAGVIDRAGKFRGADKSFVVVPAADSATGKDITFTQTDINNIMRTKGAVNAALEVLLEGVGSRMNDISTFYAAGAFGQYLDLESAITIGFYPDLPRERMIRLGNSSGEGARLVLLSEESRLEAEEIARNITYFELNANEAFMNKFVGSKFLPHTNLDYYPTVKEKMIKRGLLHD; from the coding sequence TTGTCGGTTGCAAACAATTATTCAATTATATTGCAGAACAGAGTGCTTGTTGATGTTAACCTTAACCCGATGAGCCAAAAACGCTATATAGAGCTGGAACAGCCAAGTTTGCTAAATAATCAGGCTGATGTGGACAGGTTGCTGGGGACACTTGAAAACCGGTATTCGGGCCTGTCGGTACCGTTATTATTAATGAATAAAGTAAGTGAGGTGCTGCGCAATGCCAACTGGCGGGTGACTGTCACAGTAGCCCGATCTGGACATGCCTGGCAGTTGGTTGACATTGAACCGGGTGATACGACAAACCGGCATTTGGGGCTGGCGGTTGATTTGGGTACCACTACCGTGGTTGGCTACCTGGTAGATATGGTTACCGGTAAGGTGCTCGATATGGCGGCTGATTTTAACGGTCAGGCAGCCTACGGTGCAGACATATTAACAAGAATCTATCTGGCCGGCACCACCTCGGGGAGAAAGCAACTGCAGCAGGCGGTGGTGGATACATTAAACGGTATTATAGGCCGTCTGGCGCAAAAACAAGACTTTTATGGCGGTGCTATCAGTGCTGTTACGGTGGGGGCCAACAGTACCATGGTACATTTACTTTTGGGTGTTGATCCTTCCCGCATTTGCATGGCTCCTTATATTCCGGTGGTCAACTTGCCCGGATACATTAGCGCGTCAGCTATTGGATTGGCTGTAAACCCCCGGGCTCCTATTTATTGTTTGCCCAGTGTAGGCAGTTATGTGGGCGGTGATATTGTAGCCGGTATACTGGCCAGCGGATTGCATAAAAAGCCCGAGCTGGCTCTATTTGTTGATATTGGTACCAACGGGGAAATAGTGTTGGGCAATAACGAGTGGTTGGTGGCCTGTGCCGGTGCGGCCGGTCCGGCGCTGGAGGGCGGGGTTGCCCGGGACGGTATGCGGGCCGAGCCGGGAGCGGTATATCAGGTGCGCATAGATCCGGACACTCGGCAGGTTCATTATCGTACTATAGACGGCCGCAAAGCCGTGGGTATCTGCGGTTCCGGACTGGTGGATTGTCTGGCTGAGCTAATGCTGGCCGGTGTTATTGACCGGGCGGGTAAATTTCGGGGTGCTGACAAGAGTTTTGTGGTTGTTCCGGCGGCGGATTCAGCCACAGGGAAAGATATTACTTTTACTCAAACAGATATAAATAATATTATGCGTACCAAGGGTGCGGTGAACGCAGCTCTCGAAGTGCTGCTGGAGGGTGTTGGCTCTCGGATGAATGATATTTCTACATTTTATGCCGCCGGCGCCTTTGGTCAGTATCTGGATCTGGAATCGGCCATAACTATAGGTTTCTATCCCGACCTGCCCAGGGAGCGGATGATACGCTTGGGTAACAGTTCCGGTGAAGGGGCCAGGCTGGTGCTGTTGTCCGAGGAAAGCAGACTGGAAGCAGAAGAAATTGCTCGCAATATAACGTATTTTGAACTTAATGCTAATGAGGCATTTATGAATAAGTTTGTGGGCAGTAAATTCCTGCCGCATACTAATTTGGATTATTACCCTACGGTTAAAGAGAAAATGATCAAACGGGGGCTCCTGCATGACTAA
- a CDS encoding phage-shock protein: MNGTLNSLTDVLKKTLFFFESLSVAELTPYVHRQMLVDYSAEQVEEKVCLCLEQHKCFDTGDGYIWFLNLEGKRDNDQLYNLLLKKQKPLSTNELFKNGARKRKSKPVAEQAELINDGRFIQLVNGFWGLTEWEVETEHYSLKHLIIKALKIHPTGLSLVQLTDMVNKWRDSGQKEIRDVLRKFPYFDEIGNGVWCYNSESRVIYDRIIKRYLESIKRQRGRWSRERSKWFHKNAVLQKQIEELSTAHREVAAALALRQSEVGRYEQMTTQMAEKDLLLSLRKKEIYRYKEHLQKLEAKANSILYQCRLWVARNKEKEKENLKMQQLMNVNQSSQETLFSKLQQYKERDRENKAKIIEMKESHANRVAELQTEIVELRQKLERLKDNSGQEQKIWREEINALSADLKHSMAEGEKLGHALRLAQQELTKIKNDYKILGDHLAHPLVRLVTRLVGRFKKNNRQVIS, translated from the coding sequence ATGAACGGTACATTAAATTCGCTTACCGATGTACTTAAAAAGACTTTATTTTTCTTTGAATCTTTGTCTGTGGCTGAATTGACCCCCTATGTGCACAGGCAAATGTTGGTGGATTATTCAGCGGAACAGGTGGAGGAAAAAGTTTGCTTGTGCTTGGAGCAACATAAATGTTTTGACACCGGCGATGGTTACATATGGTTTTTAAATCTGGAAGGAAAACGGGATAATGATCAATTGTATAATCTGCTATTAAAAAAACAAAAGCCCCTTAGCACAAACGAGCTTTTTAAAAATGGGGCAAGGAAAAGAAAGAGTAAACCGGTAGCGGAACAGGCGGAGTTAATTAACGATGGCAGGTTTATTCAATTGGTTAATGGTTTTTGGGGGTTAACCGAATGGGAAGTGGAAACAGAGCATTATTCTTTAAAGCATTTAATCATCAAGGCTCTTAAAATACATCCCACGGGGCTTTCGCTGGTCCAATTAACCGATATGGTTAATAAGTGGAGAGATTCCGGTCAAAAAGAAATACGGGATGTTTTAAGGAAATTCCCTTATTTTGATGAAATAGGAAATGGAGTATGGTGCTACAATTCGGAATCCAGAGTTATCTATGATCGCATTATTAAAAGATATTTGGAATCAATCAAGCGCCAGAGAGGTCGTTGGAGTCGGGAGCGGAGTAAATGGTTCCATAAAAACGCGGTATTGCAAAAACAAATTGAGGAATTGTCAACGGCCCACCGAGAGGTTGCTGCCGCATTGGCCCTGCGTCAGAGCGAGGTGGGCAGATATGAGCAAATGACTACTCAGATGGCTGAAAAGGACCTGTTATTGTCGTTAAGGAAAAAAGAAATATATCGTTATAAGGAGCATCTGCAAAAACTGGAAGCCAAGGCTAACAGTATACTATACCAGTGTAGGCTCTGGGTGGCCAGAAACAAAGAAAAAGAAAAAGAAAATTTAAAGATGCAACAATTAATGAATGTCAATCAATCCAGCCAAGAGACTTTGTTCAGCAAGCTGCAGCAGTATAAAGAACGGGACCGTGAAAATAAAGCCAAAATAATTGAAATGAAGGAAAGTCACGCTAATCGGGTCGCCGAGTTGCAAACCGAGATTGTGGAATTAAGGCAGAAGCTGGAACGGCTAAAAGACAATTCAGGCCAGGAGCAAAAAATATGGCGGGAGGAGATTAATGCGCTGAGCGCTGATTTAAAGCATTCCATGGCTGAGGGGGAAAAGCTGGGCCACGCACTGCGCCTGGCACAACAAGAATTAACTAAAATAAAGAATGACTATAAAATCTTGGGAGATCATTTAGCCCATCCGCTGGTGAGATTGGTGACTAGGCTGGTGGGCAGATTTAAAAAGAATAATCGGCAAGTAATTTCATAA
- a CDS encoding acyl-CoA dehydratase activase-related protein, with protein MRKVTFPHMGESYRTFKMLLNDLGNEVILPPRPSRKTLNMGVQYTPEFACFPLKILMGTYLEAIEKGANILVTSGGVGPCRAGLYADLHKKILHDLGYPIEMIIFEPPRLYPISFIRNVYKLNPGRLSIKAIIGRIKKAWRKLQALDNAEKATHVIRPRELKKGTTTRKYKQVLEWIDSAYNTNDIIEAEAAALEELHKVPQDPNRLVIKVGIVGEIYVLLEPAANLEIEETLGNLGVEVERSIFLTGWTRDNTWKETVEGTTVKDAAKHYLPELIGGHGRDSIGNTILYSKRGFDGVIQLAPFTCIPEIVARTILPAVSRDYNIPVLTFFLDEQTGKAGMNTRLEAFADLMKRKKLKKQDKSKLWLPSGAL; from the coding sequence ATGCGTAAAGTAACCTTCCCGCACATGGGAGAATCCTACCGCACTTTTAAAATGTTATTAAACGACTTGGGGAATGAAGTGATATTACCGCCCAGGCCCAGCCGTAAAACCTTAAACATGGGCGTTCAGTATACTCCCGAATTTGCCTGTTTCCCTTTAAAAATATTAATGGGTACTTACCTTGAAGCCATTGAAAAAGGGGCTAATATTTTAGTCACTTCCGGAGGGGTGGGACCCTGCCGGGCCGGACTTTATGCTGATTTACATAAAAAGATTTTACACGACCTGGGATACCCCATTGAAATGATTATTTTTGAGCCGCCCCGCTTATATCCCATTAGTTTTATCCGCAATGTATATAAGCTAAATCCCGGCAGATTATCCATAAAAGCTATTATCGGCCGCATAAAAAAGGCGTGGCGCAAATTGCAGGCACTGGATAACGCCGAAAAGGCAACCCATGTTATTAGACCCAGAGAATTAAAGAAAGGCACTACTACACGAAAATATAAACAAGTTTTAGAATGGATAGACAGCGCCTATAACACAAATGACATTATTGAAGCCGAAGCGGCTGCCCTGGAGGAGTTGCACAAAGTTCCCCAGGATCCTAACCGGCTGGTTATAAAAGTAGGTATTGTCGGCGAAATCTACGTACTGCTGGAGCCGGCCGCCAATTTGGAAATTGAGGAAACGCTGGGCAACCTGGGGGTTGAGGTGGAACGCTCCATATTTTTAACCGGTTGGACTAGGGATAATACCTGGAAAGAGACTGTAGAGGGAACAACAGTAAAAGATGCTGCCAAGCATTACCTGCCGGAATTAATTGGCGGGCACGGCAGGGATTCCATAGGCAATACCATATTATATTCCAAGCGCGGCTTTGACGGTGTTATCCAACTGGCCCCCTTTACCTGTATACCCGAGATAGTGGCCCGCACCATATTACCCGCTGTTAGCAGGGATTACAATATACCTGTGCTCACTTTTTTTCTTGATGAACAAACCGGAAAAGCGGGAATGAACACCCGCCTGGAAGCGTTCGCCGACTTAATGAAAAGGAAAAAATTAAAAAAACAAGACAAATCAAAACTGTGGCTACCCTCCGGTGCCTTGTAA
- the meaB gene encoding methylmalonyl Co-A mutase-associated GTPase MeaB — MMLEVGKLIQGDKRTAAKMITLIENNGAGKEELLSQIYPHTGRAHVIGVTGSPGAGKSSLTDELIKQARKYDNKVGVVAVDPTSPISGGALLGDRIRMQEHALDKNVFIRSMGTRGCLGGLARATKDVVKVLDAYGCNIIIVETVGVGQSELDIMHYADSTLVVLTPGGGDHIQTIKAGIMEIADIFVINKCDLGHTKKIITDIEQMLDMSPRFHTGWRPPVVETSVVNQHGIDELWSTINNHLQYAGDSGELQEAVRQRLSMEMIELAEESLRKQLWDHFHQANGLSDILHQMVERKTDPYTQAQKFLYDFLKERC; from the coding sequence ATGATGTTGGAAGTTGGTAAACTAATACAGGGAGATAAACGCACGGCAGCCAAGATGATTACCCTAATTGAAAATAACGGCGCGGGTAAAGAAGAGTTATTAAGCCAAATATACCCGCATACAGGCCGGGCCCATGTTATAGGAGTAACGGGTTCGCCCGGTGCGGGCAAAAGCTCATTAACAGATGAATTAATTAAACAGGCACGTAAATATGATAATAAAGTTGGTGTGGTAGCCGTTGACCCAACGTCACCCATATCCGGCGGTGCACTCTTAGGCGATCGCATCCGCATGCAGGAACATGCTTTAGATAAAAATGTTTTTATCCGCAGCATGGGCACCAGGGGATGCCTGGGCGGTTTGGCCCGAGCCACTAAAGATGTGGTTAAGGTACTGGACGCTTACGGCTGCAATATTATTATTGTTGAGACAGTCGGTGTCGGTCAAAGTGAATTGGACATTATGCATTACGCCGATAGCACCCTGGTTGTACTTACACCCGGGGGCGGCGATCATATTCAGACCATCAAAGCAGGAATTATGGAAATCGCTGATATTTTTGTAATTAACAAATGCGATTTAGGCCACACGAAAAAAATTATTACCGATATTGAACAAATGCTGGACATGAGCCCCCGCTTTCATACGGGCTGGCGGCCACCGGTGGTGGAAACCAGCGTAGTCAACCAGCACGGCATAGACGAGCTCTGGTCGACAATCAATAACCATCTGCAGTATGCCGGCGACAGTGGTGAGCTGCAGGAAGCCGTTCGTCAAAGGCTGAGCATGGAAATGATAGAGCTTGCAGAGGAGAGTCTGCGCAAGCAATTGTGGGATCATTTTCATCAAGCGAACGGGCTGAGTGATATATTGCATCAAATGGTGGAACGCAAAACAGACCCTTACACCCAAGCCCAAAAATTTTTATATGATTTTTTAAAGGAGCGTTGCTGA
- a CDS encoding GNAT family N-acetyltransferase: MVKLVLGNKIHTGNEALNDQLAYEGPVQPEYISELDMAPDLHVFREPHKQHKALVDIAASSDGMVYIARHQNVIVGYVTFHDPDKYSRWCKHGNILELGAIEVSPTWRKHKIGKKLMQLAFTNPIMDEKIVITIEFCWHWDLESTGLDIWQYQKMLSKVFGSTGLVRVPTDDPEILEHIANVMMARIGPRVPEEDVKKFENMKFCGGSIFHYH, from the coding sequence GTGGTTAAGTTGGTCTTGGGAAATAAAATACATACAGGGAATGAGGCATTAAACGATCAGCTGGCCTATGAAGGTCCTGTACAGCCGGAATACATTTCAGAACTGGATATGGCACCCGATTTGCATGTTTTTCGTGAACCGCACAAACAACATAAAGCACTGGTTGATATAGCGGCCTCCTCTGATGGAATGGTTTATATTGCCCGCCATCAGAACGTTATTGTGGGTTATGTCACATTCCATGATCCCGATAAATACAGCCGCTGGTGCAAGCATGGTAATATCCTGGAATTGGGTGCCATTGAGGTAAGCCCTACCTGGCGCAAACACAAGATAGGTAAAAAGCTCATGCAGCTTGCCTTTACCAATCCCATTATGGACGAAAAAATTGTTATTACCATCGAATTTTGCTGGCACTGGGATCTTGAAAGCACAGGCCTTGACATCTGGCAATATCAAAAGATGCTGAGCAAGGTATTTGGCAGTACCGGCTTGGTGCGAGTTCCCACCGATGATCCGGAGATACTTGAACATATCGCCAACGTAATGATGGCCCGCATAGGCCCCCGGGTACCCGAAGAAGATGTTAAAAAGTTTGAAAATATGAAATTCTGTGGCGGCAGCATTTTTCACTATCACTAG